Proteins encoded together in one Canis lupus familiaris isolate Mischka breed German Shepherd chromosome 25, alternate assembly UU_Cfam_GSD_1.0, whole genome shotgun sequence window:
- the NMUR1 gene encoding neuromedin-U receptor 1: MAPLCFNCSILPGDTSPRDAGSLVPCNGSRALGLSDPEDLNLTDEELRIKYLGPQQTELFVPICITYLLIFVVGAVGNGLTCAVILRHKAMRTPTNYYLFSLAVSDLLVLLVGLPLELYEMWRNYPFLLGAGGCYFRTLLFETVCLASVLNVTALSVERYVAVVHPLQARSMMTRVHVRRVLGAIWGLAVLCSLPNTSLHGLQQLEVPCRGPVPHSAVCTLVHPRALYNLVVQITTLFFFCLPMATISVLYLLIGLRLRRERLLVLRPEARGRAGSRDSCRFPGSQDRGRTQVTKMLFVLVVVFGICWAPFHIDRLMWSFVSHWTEGLHLAFQYVHVISGIFFYLSSAINPVLYNVMSSRFRETFQETLCLGTQCRYHRPRHSSSLSRVTMGSTLCDLGSPGTRAQPLLENGGREGLQETDPF, encoded by the exons GCTCCTCTCTGCTTCAATTGCTCCATCCTCCCCGGAGACACGTCCCCACGGGACGCGGGGAGCCTGGTGCCCTGCAATGGCAGTCGGGCGTTGGGGCTTTCTGACCCCGAGGACTTAAACCTCACCGACGAGGAACTGAGAATCAAGTACCTGGGGCCCCAGCAGACAGAGCTGTTCGTGCCCATCTGCATCACGTACCTGCTGATCTTCGTGGTGGGCGCCGTGGGCAACGGGCTGACCTGCGCGGTCATCCTGCGCCACAAGGCCATGCGCACCCCCACCAACTACTACCTCTTCAGCCTGGCGGTGTCGGACCTGCTGGTGCTGCTCGTGGGCCTGCCCCTGGAGCTCTATGAGATGTGGCGCAACTACCCCTTCCTGCTGGGCGCCGGGGGCTGCTACTTCCGCACGCTGCTCTTCGAGACGGTGTGCCTGGCCTCGGTGCTCAACGTCACGGCCCTGAGCGTGGAGCGCTATGTGGCTGTGGTGCACCCGCTGCAGGCCAGGTCCATGATGACTCGGGTGCACGTGCGCCGTGTCCTCGGAGCCATCTGGGGCCTCGCTGTGCTTTGTTCTCTGCCTAACACCAGCCTGCACGGCCTCCAGCAGCTGGAAGTGCCCTGCCGGGGCCCGGTGCCCCACTCGGCTGTGTGCACCCTGGTCCACCCCCGGGCCCTCTACAACCTGGTCGTGCAGATCACCACCCTGTTCTTCTTCTGCCTGCCCATGGCCACCATCAGCGTGCTGTACCTGCTCATCGGGCTGCGGCTGCGGCGGGAGCGATTACTGGTGCTCAGGCCGGAGGCCAGGGGCAGGGCCGGGTCGCGCGACAGCTGCAGATTTCCGGGCTCGCAGGATCGGGGGCGGACACAGGTGACCAAGATGCTGT TTGTGCTGGTCGTGGTGTTTGGAATCTGCTGGGCCCCCTTCCACATTGACCGCCTCATGTGGAGCTTTGTGTCCCACTGGACCGAAGGCCTGCACCTGGCCTTCCAGTACGTGCACGTTATCTCCGGCATCTTCTTCTACCTCAGCTCGGCCATTAACCCCGTGCTCTACAACGTCATGTCAAGCCGCTTCAGGGAGACTTTCCAGGAAACCCTGTGCTTGGGGACTCAGTGCCGCTACCACAGGCCCCGCCACAGCTCAAGCCTCAGCAGGGTGACCATGGGCAGCACCCTGTGTGACCTGGGCTCCCCGGGCACCAGGGCCCAGCCTCTGTTGGAGAATGGTGGCCGAGAGGGGCTGCAGGAGACTGACCCCTTCTGA